The following coding sequences lie in one Parafrankia discariae genomic window:
- the nifW gene encoding nitrogenase-stabilizing/protective protein NifW translates to MSALTSQLEEFRRCSTAEQYFELLDVDYDPRVVAVNRLHILRYFAEEIAGLHEGADAEVSPEVLLRDYRAALIRAYEAFTTATALDHRLFKVLKDRAPEPAGFVATTDITVERPATAQSDEKGQDR, encoded by the coding sequence ATGAGCGCCCTCACCAGCCAGCTCGAGGAGTTCCGCCGCTGCTCGACCGCCGAGCAGTACTTCGAGCTGCTCGACGTCGACTACGACCCGCGCGTGGTGGCCGTCAACCGACTGCACATCCTGCGTTACTTCGCCGAGGAGATCGCCGGCCTGCACGAGGGGGCCGACGCCGAGGTGTCCCCCGAGGTGCTGCTGCGGGACTACCGGGCGGCCCTCATCCGCGCCTACGAGGCCTTCACCACCGCCACCGCGCTGGACCACCGCCTGTTCAAGGTGCTGAAGGACCGTGCACCCGAGCCCGCCGGGTTCGTCGCCACCACCGACATCACGGTCGAGCGACCCGCGACCGCCCAATCCGACGAGAAGGGCCAGGACCGATGA
- a CDS encoding nitrogen fixation protein NifZ → MKSTFDVGDVVATTKALRQDGTFPDPNIATGQILVEPGTRGEVINVGLYLQEHIVYAVAFENGRVVGALERELEPAARATSASSRAADGGTAHATSSAADSSAAVTSGTTDEEEGLS, encoded by the coding sequence ATGAAGTCGACCTTCGATGTAGGCGATGTCGTCGCCACCACCAAGGCCCTGCGCCAGGACGGGACGTTCCCGGACCCGAACATCGCGACCGGCCAGATCCTGGTCGAGCCCGGCACCCGGGGCGAGGTCATCAACGTCGGCCTCTACCTGCAGGAGCACATCGTCTACGCCGTCGCGTTCGAGAACGGCCGGGTGGTCGGCGCGCTCGAGCGTGAGCTCGAGCCCGCGGCGCGGGCGACCTCCGCGTCCAGCCGGGCCGCCGACGGCGGTACCGCCCATGCCACAAGTTCCGCGGCTGACAGCAGCGCCGCCGTGACCAGCGGGACCACCGACGAGGAGGAGGGCCTGTCGTGA
- the nifE gene encoding nitrogenase iron-molybdenum cofactor biosynthesis protein NifE has product MAATDRATLFTEPACDHNREKSAKERKAGCPKPAPGGTSGGCTFDGAMITLVPIVDSAHVVHGPIACAGNSWDGRGSLSSGPDLYRRGFTSDVGEQDVIFGGEQRLFDTILEAVRRHHPPAVFVYSTCVTAMIGDDIDAVCAAAAEHTGVPVIPVHAPGFAGNKNLGNRLAGEALLEHVIGTVEPSDVTELDVNLVGEYNIAGELWDVLPVLAKMGIRVRACISGDARYADVAAAHRARATMVVCSRALLGLARGLEERYGIPWFEGSFYGVRAMNDTLREFARLLGGAELARRAEEVIALEQTAVDLALEPYRERLAGKRAVLYTGGVKSWSIVSALQDLGIEVVANGITKSSDGDVEKIRELLGPDAKIVSEGSPRELLRIAEETRADILVAGGRNQYTALKGRLPFLDINQERHIPYAGYRGAVELARRLDMALSNPVWEQVRAPAPWDVEGVA; this is encoded by the coding sequence ATGGCCGCCACTGACCGTGCAACGCTATTCACCGAACCGGCCTGTGATCACAACCGCGAGAAATCCGCCAAGGAGCGCAAGGCCGGCTGCCCCAAGCCCGCGCCCGGCGGCACCAGCGGCGGCTGCACCTTCGACGGTGCGATGATCACCCTGGTTCCGATTGTCGACAGCGCCCACGTCGTGCACGGCCCGATCGCCTGCGCCGGAAACTCCTGGGACGGGCGGGGGAGCCTCTCCTCCGGCCCCGACCTCTACCGCCGCGGCTTCACCAGCGACGTCGGTGAGCAGGACGTCATCTTCGGCGGCGAGCAGCGCCTGTTCGACACCATCCTCGAAGCCGTCCGCCGGCACCACCCGCCGGCGGTCTTCGTCTACTCGACCTGCGTCACCGCGATGATCGGCGACGACATCGACGCCGTCTGCGCGGCGGCCGCCGAGCACACCGGCGTACCGGTCATCCCGGTGCACGCGCCTGGCTTCGCCGGCAACAAGAACCTCGGCAACCGGCTCGCCGGCGAGGCGCTGCTCGAGCACGTCATCGGGACGGTCGAGCCGTCCGACGTGACCGAGCTCGACGTGAACCTGGTCGGCGAGTACAACATCGCCGGCGAGCTGTGGGACGTCCTGCCGGTGCTGGCCAAGATGGGCATCCGGGTCCGGGCCTGCATCAGCGGTGACGCGCGCTACGCCGACGTCGCCGCCGCGCACCGGGCCCGCGCGACGATGGTCGTCTGTTCGCGGGCGCTGTTGGGGCTGGCCCGCGGCCTGGAGGAGCGCTACGGCATCCCCTGGTTCGAGGGCAGCTTCTACGGCGTCCGGGCGATGAACGACACGCTGCGCGAGTTCGCCCGCCTGCTCGGCGGCGCGGAGCTGGCCCGGCGCGCCGAGGAGGTCATCGCCCTCGAGCAGACCGCCGTCGACCTGGCGCTGGAGCCCTACCGCGAGCGGCTCGCCGGCAAGCGCGCGGTGCTCTACACCGGCGGGGTCAAGAGCTGGTCGATCGTCTCCGCGCTGCAGGACCTCGGCATCGAGGTCGTCGCGAACGGCATCACCAAGAGCTCCGACGGCGACGTCGAGAAGATCCGCGAACTGCTCGGCCCGGACGCGAAAATCGTCTCCGAGGGCAGCCCGCGCGAGCTGCTGCGCATCGCCGAGGAGACCCGCGCGGACATCCTCGTCGCCGGCGGCCGCAACCAGTACACGGCGCTCAAGGGCCGGCTGCCGTTCCTCGACATCAACCAGGAGCGGCACATCCCCTACGCCGGTTACCGCGGCGCGGTCGAGCTGGCCCGCCGCCTCGACATGGCGCTGTCGAACCCGGTGTGGGAGCAGGTCCGCGCCCCCGCGCCCTGGGACGTCGAGGGGGTGGCCTGA
- the nifD gene encoding nitrogenase molybdenum-iron protein alpha chain: protein MTTTPAPQRAETEAMIAEVLEQYPQKAAKFRAKHLKSNDPEGSKECEVKSNIKSRPGVMTIRGCAYAGSKGVVWGPVKDLVTISHGPVGCGQYSWATRRNYARGPWGVTNFTAMQITTDFQEKDIVFGGDPKLEQVCDEINELFPLAKGISVQSECPIGLIGDDIEAVSRTASKKLGKPVIPVRCEGFRGVSQSLGHHIANDAVRDHVLGTGGESFQETPYDVALIGDYNIGGDAWASRRILEDMGLRVIAQWSGDGTLNEMASTHLSKLNLIHCYRSMNYICTTMEERYGTPWIEFNFFGPTKIVNSMRAIAAKFDETIQAKTEAAIARYQKRFDEITAAFKPRLDGKRVMLAVGGLRPRHTIGAYEDLGMEVVGTGYEFAHKDDYTRTYAELKEGVVLYDDPTAFELEEFAKRLKPDLMGAGVKEKYVFHKMGIPFRQMHSWDYSGPYHGVDGFAVFARDMDIAINSPTWDLMETPWSKAGEVF from the coding sequence ATGACGACGACTCCGGCTCCGCAGCGGGCCGAGACCGAGGCGATGATCGCCGAGGTCCTGGAGCAGTACCCCCAGAAGGCGGCCAAGTTCCGCGCCAAGCACCTCAAGTCCAACGACCCCGAGGGGTCGAAGGAGTGCGAGGTCAAGTCCAACATCAAGTCCCGCCCCGGAGTCATGACGATCCGTGGCTGTGCCTACGCCGGTTCCAAGGGCGTGGTGTGGGGCCCGGTGAAGGACCTGGTCACGATCAGCCACGGCCCGGTCGGCTGCGGCCAGTACTCCTGGGCCACCCGGCGCAACTACGCCCGCGGTCCGTGGGGTGTCACCAACTTCACCGCGATGCAGATCACCACGGACTTCCAGGAGAAGGACATCGTCTTCGGCGGTGACCCCAAGCTGGAGCAGGTCTGCGACGAGATCAACGAGCTCTTCCCGCTGGCCAAGGGCATCTCGGTCCAGTCCGAGTGCCCGATCGGTCTGATCGGCGACGACATCGAGGCGGTCTCCCGCACGGCGTCGAAGAAGCTCGGCAAGCCGGTCATCCCGGTCCGTTGTGAGGGCTTCCGCGGGGTGAGCCAGTCCCTCGGCCACCACATCGCCAACGACGCGGTCCGCGACCACGTTCTCGGCACCGGCGGCGAGTCGTTCCAGGAGACCCCGTACGACGTCGCGCTCATCGGCGACTACAACATCGGCGGCGACGCCTGGGCGTCCCGGCGGATCCTCGAGGACATGGGCCTGCGCGTCATCGCCCAGTGGTCCGGTGACGGCACGCTGAACGAGATGGCCTCGACGCACCTGTCGAAGCTGAACCTGATCCACTGCTACCGCTCCATGAACTACATCTGCACCACCATGGAGGAGCGTTACGGCACTCCGTGGATCGAGTTCAACTTCTTCGGCCCCACGAAGATCGTTAACTCGATGCGGGCCATCGCCGCCAAGTTCGACGAGACGATCCAGGCGAAGACCGAGGCCGCGATCGCGCGTTACCAGAAGCGCTTCGACGAGATCACGGCCGCGTTCAAGCCGCGTCTCGACGGCAAGCGCGTCATGCTCGCCGTCGGCGGTCTGCGCCCCCGCCACACCATCGGCGCCTACGAGGACCTCGGCATGGAGGTCGTCGGCACCGGTTACGAGTTCGCGCACAAGGACGACTACACCCGCACGTACGCCGAACTCAAGGAAGGCGTCGTGCTCTACGACGACCCGACGGCGTTCGAGCTGGAGGAGTTCGCCAAGCGGCTCAAGCCGGACCTCATGGGTGCGGGTGTCAAGGAGAAGTACGTCTTCCACAAGATGGGCATCCCCTTCCGCCAGATGCACTCCTGGGACTACTCCGGGCCGTACCACGGCGTCGACGGCTTCGCGGTCTTCGCCCGCGACATGGACATCGCCATCAACAGCCCGACCTGGGACCTCATGGAGACCCCCTGGTCGAAGGCCGGCGAGGTTTTCTGA
- the nifN gene encoding nitrogenase iron-molybdenum cofactor biosynthesis protein NifN, producing the protein MARVVTSDRRPGLDPLRFSQPLGGALVFLGLAAAMPVMHGSKGCASFAKALLTRHFNEPVPLQTTGVTEVSAVLGSGDDLIANLDGIRARQNPRIIGLLTTGVTEVSGEDVAGQVRQYIAMMNHTTPEGAPLIVRVSTPDFAGGLSDGWSAALRSLVATVPFDHADFDEYPGTRGAGSAPETVAVLVGPSLSAADLDELCALIRSFGMAPVLVPDLSGSLDGHLAPSWQPTTTGGTGLAQLRRLDEAGLIITAGATAAEAGVDLAARTAADLVQHDHLSGLAAMDRLVTELMAYSGRGPAPEVRRARARLADGLLDTHFVLGGARIALAMEPEALVAVGSLLRDVGAEIVAAVSPTAAPVLATAPWDEIVIGDLTELEERALEGGAELLIGSSHVRTVADRIGAAHLSVGFPIYDRLGSALRTTGGYGGSLRLLVDAANRLLDHQHHHSDHRSDLHLDHRARPEDAAQPPLAPFDQLDVLCQESPC; encoded by the coding sequence ATGGCCCGGGTCGTCACGAGTGACCGCCGGCCCGGCCTGGACCCGCTGCGGTTCAGCCAGCCGCTCGGCGGGGCGCTGGTCTTCCTCGGCCTCGCCGCGGCGATGCCCGTCATGCACGGGTCGAAGGGCTGTGCCTCGTTCGCCAAGGCGCTGCTGACCCGGCACTTCAACGAGCCCGTCCCGCTGCAGACCACCGGCGTCACCGAGGTGTCCGCGGTGCTCGGCAGCGGCGACGACCTCATCGCGAACCTGGACGGCATCCGCGCCAGGCAGAACCCGCGGATCATCGGGCTGCTCACCACCGGCGTCACCGAGGTCAGCGGCGAGGACGTCGCCGGCCAGGTGCGCCAGTACATCGCGATGATGAACCACACCACGCCCGAGGGCGCGCCGCTGATCGTCCGGGTGTCCACGCCGGACTTCGCCGGCGGGCTGTCGGACGGCTGGTCGGCCGCGCTGCGCTCACTGGTCGCCACCGTCCCCTTCGACCACGCCGACTTCGACGAGTATCCGGGTACGCGCGGCGCCGGCTCCGCGCCCGAGACGGTAGCCGTGCTCGTCGGACCGTCGCTGTCGGCGGCCGACCTCGACGAGCTCTGCGCGCTGATCCGCTCCTTCGGGATGGCGCCGGTGCTGGTCCCGGACCTCTCCGGCTCCCTCGACGGGCACCTGGCCCCGTCCTGGCAGCCGACGACGACCGGTGGCACCGGGCTCGCGCAGCTGCGCCGCCTCGACGAGGCCGGCCTGATCATCACCGCCGGCGCGACCGCCGCGGAGGCCGGGGTCGACCTGGCCGCGCGCACCGCCGCCGACCTCGTCCAGCACGACCACCTCAGCGGTCTCGCCGCGATGGACCGGCTGGTCACCGAACTGATGGCCTACTCGGGACGCGGGCCGGCACCCGAGGTGCGCCGCGCCCGCGCCCGGCTGGCGGACGGTCTGCTCGACACCCACTTCGTCCTCGGGGGGGCCCGGATCGCGCTCGCGATGGAGCCCGAGGCGCTGGTCGCCGTCGGCTCCCTGCTGCGCGACGTCGGCGCGGAGATCGTCGCGGCGGTGTCGCCGACGGCCGCGCCCGTGCTCGCCACCGCCCCCTGGGACGAGATCGTCATCGGTGACCTCACCGAGCTGGAGGAACGCGCCCTCGAAGGCGGCGCGGAGCTGCTCATCGGATCGAGCCACGTGCGCACCGTCGCCGACCGCATCGGTGCCGCCCACCTGTCGGTCGGGTTCCCGATCTACGACCGGCTCGGCTCCGCCCTGCGCACCACCGGCGGATACGGCGGCAGCCTGCGCCTGCTCGTCGACGCGGCCAACCGGCTGCTCGACCACCAGCACCACCACTCGGATCACCGCTCCGACCTCCATCTGGATCACCGCGCGCGGCCCGAAGACGCCGCCCAGCCCCCACTCGCGCCGTTCGACCAGCTCGACGTTCTTTGCCAGGAGTCCCCATGTTGA
- a CDS encoding NifX-associated nitrogen fixation protein, giving the protein MTTPAPSAGGQFEGFLRDLVDQLRAGDTYGNLDRLPDEQLLGPFILTREQRRQIASNCDIDAVIEGRVRSFYQAVAASVEKATGVIATTVLDLNHEGFGRVIVFGGRLVVLSDILRDVQRFGFNSLEDLAARGEAMVTVAAKLVEQWGEVARDDS; this is encoded by the coding sequence ATGACCACACCGGCCCCCAGCGCAGGCGGCCAGTTCGAGGGGTTCCTGCGGGACCTCGTCGACCAGCTCCGCGCCGGTGACACCTACGGCAACCTCGACCGGCTGCCCGACGAGCAGCTGCTCGGCCCGTTCATCCTGACCCGCGAGCAGCGGCGGCAGATCGCCTCCAACTGCGACATCGACGCCGTCATCGAGGGGCGGGTGCGCTCCTTCTACCAGGCCGTCGCCGCCTCGGTGGAGAAGGCGACCGGGGTCATCGCCACCACCGTGCTCGACCTGAACCACGAGGGCTTCGGCCGGGTGATCGTCTTCGGCGGGCGGCTGGTGGTGCTCTCCGACATCCTGCGCGACGTCCAGCGCTTCGGCTTCAACTCGCTCGAGGACCTCGCCGCCCGTGGTGAGGCCATGGTGACCGTCGCCGCCAAGCTCGTGGAGCAGTGGGGGGAGGTCGCTCGCGATGACTCCTGA
- the nifK gene encoding nitrogenase molybdenum-iron protein subunit beta yields MTTTPETGSSIPLRVLDHSELFKDEVYQKQFEGKAEFENGSDSAEVARVLEWTRGWEYREKNFAREALTVNPAKACQPLGAVLAGLGFQGTLPLVHGSQGCVAYFRSHFARHFKEPVPAASTSMTEDAAVFGGLNNLVEALENTTALYKPKMVAISTTCMAEVIGEDLFAYIGAAKEKEVVALDYPVPYAHTPSFVGSHITGYDSMLKGILENLTKSADATEPAAGGKPRLNIIPGFETYTGNLREYRRVLELMGVDPLILGDHADSLDSPADGEYDLYPGGTPLAEAAKAKFSRATVLLQESATRKTTELIRDVWKQDTLVLETPIGVRGTDQFLTEIARLAGVEIPAELTVERGRLVDALTDSHAYLHGKRVAIAGDPDLVVALTRFVLELGMIPVHVVSTNADKDFKPRMEKVLSASKFGEAATVWPEKDLWHLRSLVFTEPVDLLIGSTYLKYIAREANVPLVRVGFPIFDRHHLHRFPIVGYTGGLHLLTQLVNTVLDELDRTSPDHSYDAVR; encoded by the coding sequence GTGACGACGACTCCCGAGACAGGCAGTTCCATTCCGTTGCGGGTCCTCGACCACAGCGAGCTGTTCAAGGACGAGGTCTACCAGAAGCAGTTCGAGGGCAAGGCCGAGTTCGAGAACGGCAGTGACTCCGCCGAGGTTGCCCGCGTCCTCGAGTGGACCCGCGGCTGGGAGTACCGGGAGAAGAACTTCGCCCGGGAGGCGCTGACCGTCAACCCGGCGAAGGCCTGCCAGCCGCTCGGCGCGGTGCTCGCGGGCCTCGGGTTCCAGGGCACGCTGCCGCTCGTGCACGGTTCGCAGGGCTGCGTCGCGTACTTCCGCAGCCACTTCGCTCGGCACTTCAAGGAGCCCGTCCCCGCGGCATCCACGTCGATGACCGAGGACGCGGCGGTCTTCGGCGGCCTGAACAACCTGGTCGAGGCGCTGGAGAACACGACCGCGCTGTACAAGCCGAAGATGGTCGCGATCAGCACCACCTGCATGGCCGAGGTCATCGGTGAGGACCTCTTCGCCTACATCGGCGCGGCCAAGGAGAAGGAGGTGGTCGCCCTCGACTACCCGGTTCCCTACGCCCACACCCCGAGCTTCGTGGGCTCGCACATCACCGGGTACGACAGCATGCTCAAGGGAATCCTTGAGAACCTGACGAAGTCGGCGGACGCGACGGAGCCGGCGGCCGGTGGGAAGCCCCGGCTGAACATCATCCCCGGTTTCGAGACCTACACCGGCAACCTGCGCGAGTACCGGCGCGTGCTCGAGCTCATGGGCGTGGACCCGCTGATCCTCGGCGACCACGCCGACTCGCTCGACTCGCCGGCCGACGGGGAGTACGACCTCTACCCCGGCGGCACGCCGCTGGCCGAGGCGGCGAAGGCGAAGTTCAGCCGCGCCACCGTGCTCCTGCAGGAGTCCGCCACCCGCAAGACCACCGAGCTGATCCGCGACGTGTGGAAGCAGGACACGCTGGTGCTGGAGACCCCGATCGGGGTCCGCGGCACCGACCAGTTCCTGACCGAGATCGCCCGGCTCGCCGGTGTCGAGATCCCGGCCGAGCTCACCGTCGAGCGCGGTCGTCTCGTCGACGCCCTGACGGACTCGCACGCCTACCTCCACGGCAAGCGGGTCGCCATCGCCGGTGACCCGGACCTCGTCGTGGCGCTCACCCGCTTCGTGCTCGAGCTCGGCATGATCCCGGTGCACGTGGTCAGCACGAACGCCGACAAGGACTTCAAGCCCCGCATGGAGAAGGTCCTCTCGGCGAGCAAGTTCGGCGAGGCGGCGACCGTCTGGCCGGAGAAGGACCTGTGGCACCTGCGGTCGCTGGTCTTCACCGAGCCGGTCGACCTGCTGATCGGTAGCACCTACCTGAAGTACATCGCCCGGGAGGCGAACGTTCCGCTGGTGCGGGTCGGTTTCCCGATCTTCGACCGGCACCACCTGCACCGCTTCCCGATCGTCGGCTACACCGGCGGGCTGCACCTGCTCACGCAGCTCGTGAACACCGTGCTGGACGAGCTTGACCGGACCAGCCCGGACCATAGCTACGACGCCGTGCGCTAG
- a CDS encoding CCE_0567 family metalloprotein, with the protein MTPETSASTAAGTDEAAVKARLRKMNSKASQLKLDLHDLSEELPLGWENILDLARRTYDAYAEIALLENELRAGAAGGAGKGAGA; encoded by the coding sequence ATGACTCCTGAGACCAGCGCCAGCACCGCCGCCGGTACCGACGAGGCCGCCGTCAAGGCCCGGCTGCGCAAGATGAACAGCAAGGCCTCGCAGCTCAAGCTCGATCTGCACGATCTCTCCGAGGAACTGCCGCTCGGCTGGGAGAACATCCTCGACCTCGCCCGCCGTACCTACGACGCCTACGCCGAGATCGCGCTGCTGGAGAACGAGCTGCGTGCCGGCGCGGCCGGCGGCGCCGGGAAGGGAGCGGGAGCATGA
- the nifB gene encoding nitrogenase cofactor biosynthesis protein NifB: MTNEPVMLPVLPAAPAASLPATTGGGCASKKSCGSGTPATDPEIAEKIANHPCYSQEAHQYYARMHVAVAPGCNIQCNYCNRKYDCANESRPGVTSDLLTPEDALAKVKLVASEIKQMSVLGIAGPGDPLANPKRTFRTLELVARDCPDIKLCLSTNGLTLPDHVDRIAALNVDHVTITINMIDPEIGELIYPWVAYKGKKYTGREASKILSERQLEGLAMLAERKILAKVNSVMIPGVNDEHLVEVSKTVRGLGAFLHNVMPLVSAPEHGTVFGLAGQPGPTPQQLKALQDRCEGEDGADMNMMRHCRQCRADAVGLLGEDRGDEFTPETYQGREIAYDLEGRQAAHAEIERWRQETRAERETVTVAGPATRPDEVVLVAVATKGSGVVNQHFGHATEFWIYEAGHNWARLVQTRDVQRYCEGPTECGDGASVLDKTIEMLSDCSAILCSKIGPGPYDALEAAGIEPVEVYELIEKAVAAAGARLTATGTATGTATGTATGTGTGRAAVPANPDPAGTGFADLDEIDLDEVEAEMAEAELTQAELVDVDLLDPDLMDDDPFEFAVSVRPGSCSGGRDKSGSCSGGGHRHDAEHARTEPRAEKPRAEKPREERTAPRKARADLAGTNSASTNSASTDIADLEVARS, from the coding sequence GTGACCAACGAGCCCGTCATGCTTCCGGTGCTGCCCGCCGCTCCGGCGGCGTCGCTACCCGCCACCACGGGCGGCGGCTGCGCCTCCAAGAAGAGCTGCGGCAGCGGCACTCCGGCCACCGACCCGGAGATCGCCGAGAAGATCGCCAACCACCCCTGTTACAGCCAGGAAGCGCACCAGTACTACGCCCGGATGCACGTCGCGGTGGCGCCCGGCTGCAACATCCAGTGCAACTACTGCAACCGCAAGTACGACTGCGCGAACGAGAGCCGGCCCGGGGTCACCAGCGACCTGCTCACCCCCGAGGACGCTCTCGCCAAGGTCAAGCTGGTCGCCAGCGAGATCAAGCAGATGAGCGTGCTGGGCATCGCCGGCCCCGGCGACCCGCTCGCCAACCCGAAGCGCACCTTCCGCACCCTGGAACTGGTCGCCCGGGACTGCCCGGACATCAAGCTGTGCCTGTCGACGAACGGGCTGACCCTGCCCGACCACGTCGACCGGATCGCCGCGCTGAACGTCGACCACGTCACGATCACGATCAACATGATCGACCCCGAGATCGGCGAGCTGATCTACCCCTGGGTCGCCTACAAGGGCAAGAAGTACACCGGCCGGGAGGCGTCGAAGATCCTCTCCGAGCGCCAGCTCGAGGGCCTCGCCATGCTGGCCGAGCGCAAGATCCTCGCCAAGGTCAACTCGGTGATGATCCCGGGGGTCAACGACGAGCACCTCGTCGAGGTCTCGAAGACCGTCCGCGGGCTCGGTGCCTTCCTGCACAACGTGATGCCGCTGGTCTCCGCCCCGGAGCACGGCACCGTGTTCGGACTCGCCGGCCAGCCGGGCCCGACGCCCCAGCAGCTCAAGGCCCTGCAGGACCGCTGCGAGGGCGAAGACGGCGCCGACATGAACATGATGCGGCACTGCCGGCAGTGCCGGGCGGACGCCGTCGGCCTGCTCGGCGAGGACCGCGGTGACGAGTTCACCCCGGAGACCTACCAGGGCCGCGAGATCGCCTACGACCTGGAAGGCCGCCAGGCCGCCCACGCCGAGATCGAGCGGTGGCGTCAGGAGACCCGCGCCGAGCGCGAGACGGTCACCGTCGCCGGCCCGGCGACCAGGCCCGACGAGGTCGTCCTGGTCGCCGTCGCGACCAAGGGCAGCGGCGTGGTCAACCAGCACTTCGGCCACGCCACCGAGTTCTGGATCTACGAGGCCGGCCACAACTGGGCCCGGCTCGTCCAGACCCGTGACGTGCAGCGCTACTGCGAGGGCCCGACGGAGTGCGGGGACGGCGCCTCGGTGCTCGACAAGACCATCGAGATGCTCTCCGACTGCTCCGCCATCCTGTGCAGCAAGATCGGCCCGGGGCCGTACGACGCGCTCGAGGCCGCCGGGATCGAACCGGTCGAGGTCTACGAGCTGATCGAGAAGGCCGTCGCCGCCGCCGGCGCCCGGCTCACCGCCACCGGCACCGCCACCGGCACCGCCACCGGCACCGCCACCGGCACCGGCACCGGCCGCGCGGCCGTCCCGGCGAACCCGGACCCCGCCGGCACCGGTTTCGCCGACCTCGACGAGATCGACCTCGACGAGGTGGAGGCCGAGATGGCCGAGGCCGAACTGACGCAGGCCGAGCTGGTGGACGTCGACCTGCTCGACCCGGACCTCATGGACGACGACCCGTTCGAGTTCGCCGTCAGCGTCCGCCCCGGCTCCTGCTCGGGTGGGCGTGACAAGTCCGGCTCCTGCTCCGGTGGCGGCCACCGCCACGACGCCGAGCACGCCCGTACCGAGCCGCGCGCCGAGAAGCCCCGCGCCGAGAAGCCCCGCGAGGAGCGGACCGCTCCGCGGAAGGCGCGCGCCGACCTCGCCGGCACGAACAGCGCCAGCACGAACAGCGCCAGCACCGACATCGCCGACCTGGAGGTAGCGCGGTCATGA
- the nifX gene encoding nitrogen fixation protein NifX encodes MLKIGFATSDGSAVDQHFGWCRRFDVYEVGPEGYRLFETRELGPAEEDEEDKIASRLAAVVDCAILNVCDIGGTAAAKVVKARIHPMKVAKGTEIDALLTKFVAVLAGSPPPWLRKVLKAHSPQAAPAWTPASSSPAPAATD; translated from the coding sequence ATGTTGAAGATCGGTTTCGCGACGAGTGACGGCAGTGCCGTGGACCAGCACTTCGGCTGGTGCCGCCGGTTCGACGTGTACGAGGTCGGGCCCGAGGGCTACCGCCTGTTCGAGACCAGGGAGCTGGGGCCCGCGGAGGAGGACGAGGAGGACAAGATCGCCTCGCGGCTGGCCGCGGTCGTCGACTGCGCCATCCTCAACGTCTGCGACATCGGTGGCACCGCGGCGGCGAAGGTCGTCAAGGCCCGCATCCATCCGATGAAGGTCGCCAAGGGCACCGAGATCGACGCCCTGCTCACCAAGTTCGTCGCGGTGCTCGCGGGCAGCCCGCCGCCCTGGCTGCGCAAGGTCCTCAAGGCGCACAGCCCGCAGGCGGCCCCCGCCTGGACCCCGGCCTCCTCGTCGCCGGCCCCCGCCGCGACGGACTAG
- the nifH gene encoding nitrogenase iron protein produces MRQIAFYGKGGIGKSTTQQNTMAAMAEMGRRVMIVGCDPKADSTRLILHAKAQTSVIQLAAEKGSVEDLELDEVLVEGQWGIKCVESGGPEPGVGCAGRGVITSITYLEEAGAYENLDFVTYDVLGDVVCGGFAMPIRQGKAQEIYIVTSGEMMAMYAANNIARGVLKYAHSGGVRLGGLICNSRNTDREDELIMELARRLNTQMIHFIPRNNVVQHAELRRMTVIEYDPQNSQANEYRALAKKIDENEMKTIPTPITMDELEELLIEFGIMEQEDETIIGKKADATVA; encoded by the coding sequence ATGCGCCAGATCGCGTTCTACGGCAAGGGTGGTATTGGCAAGTCCACCACCCAGCAGAACACCATGGCTGCCATGGCCGAGATGGGCCGTCGCGTCATGATCGTCGGCTGCGACCCCAAGGCTGACTCGACCCGCCTCATCCTGCACGCCAAGGCCCAGACCTCCGTCATCCAGCTCGCGGCGGAGAAGGGCTCGGTCGAGGACCTGGAGCTGGACGAGGTCCTGGTCGAGGGCCAGTGGGGCATCAAGTGCGTCGAGTCCGGTGGCCCGGAGCCGGGCGTGGGCTGCGCCGGCCGTGGCGTCATCACCTCCATCACGTACCTGGAGGAGGCCGGCGCCTACGAGAACCTGGACTTCGTCACCTACGACGTCCTCGGTGACGTGGTCTGCGGTGGCTTCGCGATGCCGATCCGCCAGGGCAAGGCCCAGGAGATCTACATCGTGACCTCCGGCGAGATGATGGCGATGTACGCCGCGAACAACATCGCCCGCGGTGTCCTCAAGTACGCGCACTCCGGTGGTGTGCGCCTCGGTGGGCTCATCTGCAACAGCCGTAACACCGACCGCGAGGACGAGCTGATCATGGAGCTCGCCCGTCGCCTCAACACCCAGATGATCCACTTCATCCCGCGTAACAACGTCGTGCAGCACGCCGAGCTGCGCCGGATGACGGTCATCGAGTACGACCCCCAGAACAGCCAGGCCAACGAGTACCGCGCGCTGGCCAAGAAGATCGACGAGAACGAGATGAAGACCATCCCGACCCCGATCACCATGGACGAGCTCGAGGAGCTCCTGATCGAGTTCGGGATCATGGAGCAGGAAGACGAGACGATCATCGGCAAGAAGGCCGACGCGACCGTCGCCTGA